ACCTTGCGTCCCAGGTCGGCGTAGGTTGCCCGACCGTTCTCCCGCAGGGCGGCGATGATCTGGCGATCAAGAGCGTCCACCGGTCACAGGGTAGGCCCAAGGTCGTCCGCGCACGCCTCGGGCGGCATGTCCGAACCGCGCGCTTCGTCCCTTACTACCTCTTTACCATCACCCAAGCGTTCGAGTACCCGACGGGTGGGATGCCACGATGCGTCCGGTACGTCTGTTCGCCACCGGGGAGGATTGACTGTGACCGTGACGCAGGGACACCAGGGGGAACGGCTGCTCACGCCGGGTGAGGTCGCGACGTTGTTCCGGGTCGACCCGAAGACGGTGACCCGCTGGGCGACCGCGGGCCGCATCGGCTCGATCCGCACGCCGGGAGGCCACCGCCGGTTCCGCGAGTCCGAAGTCCAACAGCTCTTGACACAGCTGACCACGGAGGCGACCGAACCGGTCCGGCGTTGAGGACGTACACCTCCAGGACACGGGTAATCTCGTGGCAAAGGAGGTGGCGACCATGATCTACCTGCTCGCGATGATCGGTGCGCTCACCATCGCCGTGCTGCTGTGGCGTGCGTTCGGACCGAACCGGGTCGAGACCGCCCCCAGTCGTCGTCGCACGTTGGCACCGGACGACGACCCCGACTTCCTGCGCAAACTCGGTGAAGAGCGCAAGAAGAAGCCGGACGACGAAGAGTGACAGCGAAGGGGCCTCAGCGAGTGAGGCCCCTCGTCGTGCGCGGTACTGGTTGTTCGGAAAGGGCTAGTTGTTCGGGAAATCGTCCGCCACCGTGGCGGCGAGTTCCAGCAGCGCCAGCCGGGTGTCCGGGCCGAGCTTGTCCAACTCGATTTCCGCGCCCTCTTCGAGGTGCGTGTCGAACGGGATCCGCACCACGGCGCGGCAGCGCTGGGCGAAGTGCGCGGCCAGCTTGTCCAGGTCGACCTTGCCGGAGCCAGGGCGCACCGAGTTGATGACCGTGATGGACTTCGCGACGAGGTCGCGGTAGCCGTGCGCGTCCAGCCAGTCCAGCGTCGCCGCCGACGTCTGCGCGCCGTCCACCGAGCCGGACGAGACCAGCACCAGCGAGTCCGCCTGGTCCAGCACGCCCTTCATCGCCGAGTGCATCAGACCGGTGCCGCAGTCGGTCAGCACGATGTTGTAGAACAGCTCCAGCAACGTGACCGTGCGCAGGTAGTCCTGGTCGCTGAACGCCTCCGACACCGCCGGGTCCTGTTCGGACGCCAGCACTTCGAGGCGGCTGGGCGACTGCGAGGTGTACGCGCGGACGTCGCTGTACCGGGTGATCTTCGAGGCGTCGCGCAGCAGGTGCCGCACGGTGGCCGTGGTCTCCCTCGGCACCTTCAGCGCCAGCGTGCCGCGGTCGGGGTTGGCGTCCACCGCGATCACGCGGTCGCCACGCAGCGAGGAGAACGTCGAGCCCAACGTGGTCGTCGTGGTGGTCTTGCCGACGCCGCCCTTGAGGCTCAGCATCGCGATCTTGTAGCAGCCGCGCAGGGGCTGGTTGATCCGGGCGATCAGCTCACGCCGGCGCAGGTCGGCCGGGCTCTCGCCGAGGTTGACCAGACCACCGGTGACCGAGTGCACGGTCTTGCGCCAGCCGGACTGCGGTGGGCGCTTCGCGCGCTTGATCAGCTGCTGCGAGGACATGTCGTTGGCGTTCGCCCGCTGGGGCTGCGCCGTGCCCTGCGGCTGGACGCTCTGCGGGAAGTTGTTGGGGAACCCGCCCGGGTACTGGTGCGGTCCCGACTGGTGCGGTCCCGACTGGCCGGGCGCGGGGTACGGGCCGGACTGGCCACCCGACACCTGGTACGCCCCCGACTGGCCCGAGACCTGGTAGGCCCCGGACTGCTGACCGGAAACCTGGTACGCGCCCGACTGCTGACCCGAGACCTGGTACGCGCCGGACTGCGCCGGGAACCCGCCGGACGACGGACCGGTCACCGGGCCGGACTGCGACGGGTCGACGTACACCGTGCCGGGGTCCGCGTACTGCGGGTCCGGGTATTGGGGATCGGCGTACTGGGGCTCGGCGTACTGCGGGTTGGCATGCTGGGGGTTGGCATGCTGCGGGTTGGTGTGCTGGGGGTCGCCGTAGTGGGCGCCCGATCCCGGCTCGACCTGGTAACCACCCGACTGGTTCGGGTTGGGCTGCTGCCCGTCCGCTCCGGCCGGCTGCTGCCACGACGGCTCAGGATTCTCGTAGCGACCGGTCACCGCTGGGGTCCTCCCTGAGCAAAGCGGATCGAGACCTCCCCGACCCCACGCGTCCGACGGTAGTCGGCGACCAGTGGTTCCATGACACTGGGTGTGTGCGCCCACCCACCCACGCGGCGAGGGCGCACGACACGCGTAAGTGATGGTCTACGGCGAGCCGACGCCCGCGTACGAGTGCAGCCCAGTCGTTACGAGGTTGATGAAGAACAGGTTGAACACGGTCAGCGAGAAGCCGAGCGAATTGATCCAGGCGGCGGGTCGGCCACGCCAGCCGGCGGTGGCCCGCGCGTGCAGGTACGCCGCGTAGACGACCCACGACACGAACGCCACCGTCTCCTTCGGGTCCCAGCCCCAGAACCGGCCCCACGCCGCCTCGGCCCAGATCGCGCCGCAGATGATCCCGATGGTGAACAGCGGGAACGCGAACACCGTGCTGCGGTAGGCGAGCCGGTCCAGCACCTCGGAATCAGGCAGCTTGCGGAACCGCGCGCGGCCCGAGGACTTGAGCAGGTACAGCACGCTGGCCACACCGGGCACCAGCAGGATGCCGCTGGACACCGAGATCACCGAGACGTGCACCACGAGCCAGTACGACTGGAGCGCGGGCTGCACGGGCGCGGCGTCGGCGTACAGGACGGTGCCGCCGAGGAACATCAGGATCACGATCGGCACCAGCACGAACCCGCCGAGCCGGCGCACCGGGAACATGCGGGACAGCACCAGCCACGTCACCACGGCCGCGAGCGTCAACAGCGAGCCGTACTCGTACATGTTGCCCCACGGCGCGCGCTCGGCCGCAAAGCCGCGCAGCACCAGGGAAGCGAGTTGCAGGGCGGCGCCGAGGACGGTCAGCGCCGCGCCCATGCCGCCCATGCGTTCGGCGCGGGACACCTCCGGCTTGGTCACCAGACCCGGCGTCCACGTGCCGTCGGCCTGCGTCCCGCCTGCTTTGGTCCCGCCGGCCGCGACGAGTTCGCGTTCCCGGGCCTTCACGGGCCGGGCGAACGCCGCCTCGCACAGGTACAGCACCGCGGCGAAGAAGTAGATCGCCACAGCGGCGCCGTAGGTCCAGTCGCTGTACGTCGCCAGGGTCGCGGTCGGCATCAGCTCTCCTCCTCGTGGGCGAGCAAGTCCCGGGACACCGAGGTGAACTCCTCGCCGTATCCGGCCTGATCAGTGCGTGCGAGGCCGCCGACCTCGACAACGGTACGCCCGTCCTCCTGCG
This is a stretch of genomic DNA from Saccharothrix ecbatanensis. It encodes these proteins:
- a CDS encoding BldC family transcriptional regulator, which encodes MTVTQGHQGERLLTPGEVATLFRVDPKTVTRWATAGRIGSIRTPGGHRRFRESEVQQLLTQLTTEATEPVRR
- a CDS encoding nucleotide-binding protein; its protein translation is MTGRYENPEPSWQQPAGADGQQPNPNQSGGYQVEPGSGAHYGDPQHTNPQHANPQHANPQYAEPQYADPQYPDPQYADPGTVYVDPSQSGPVTGPSSGGFPAQSGAYQVSGQQSGAYQVSGQQSGAYQVSGQSGAYQVSGGQSGPYPAPGQSGPHQSGPHQYPGGFPNNFPQSVQPQGTAQPQRANANDMSSQQLIKRAKRPPQSGWRKTVHSVTGGLVNLGESPADLRRRELIARINQPLRGCYKIAMLSLKGGVGKTTTTTTLGSTFSSLRGDRVIAVDANPDRGTLALKVPRETTATVRHLLRDASKITRYSDVRAYTSQSPSRLEVLASEQDPAVSEAFSDQDYLRTVTLLELFYNIVLTDCGTGLMHSAMKGVLDQADSLVLVSSGSVDGAQTSAATLDWLDAHGYRDLVAKSITVINSVRPGSGKVDLDKLAAHFAQRCRAVVRIPFDTHLEEGAEIELDKLGPDTRLALLELAATVADDFPNN
- the ccsB gene encoding c-type cytochrome biogenesis protein CcsB; this encodes MPTATLATYSDWTYGAAVAIYFFAAVLYLCEAAFARPVKARERELVAAGGTKAGGTQADGTWTPGLVTKPEVSRAERMGGMGAALTVLGAALQLASLVLRGFAAERAPWGNMYEYGSLLTLAAVVTWLVLSRMFPVRRLGGFVLVPIVILMFLGGTVLYADAAPVQPALQSYWLVVHVSVISVSSGILLVPGVASVLYLLKSSGRARFRKLPDSEVLDRLAYRSTVFAFPLFTIGIICGAIWAEAAWGRFWGWDPKETVAFVSWVVYAAYLHARATAGWRGRPAAWINSLGFSLTVFNLFFINLVTTGLHSYAGVGSP